From a single Plasmodium yoelii strain 17X genome assembly, chromosome: 9 genomic region:
- a CDS encoding PIR protein produces MDDKICRNFFAIRNTISDKLDNNGNYQLIIENNLKGYCSGNRCVNDLEKINAGCLYLFDAFFESSSVFNSVAKGNINIVDYIIIWLSYMLNLKPQVGKTSNLQYFYNTYVNGGDKYKKSIANVTEYSNYKNLIDKKNDLIDMDIKDISKLYDVFSRLCNMYVEINEENPKCGDYLKKANEFVERYKKLMGDSNITKNSSCRQILVNLSNDYDNFKKKYNKCSSFPSIETTDNSVHTSAQTSEVTSSNSSILKNLFIVLSIFGAIGFFLGISYKYSLFGFRKRAQKQYLREKIKNIKKRINH; encoded by the exons ATGGATGACAAAATa tgtagAAATTTCTTTGCTATAAGGAACACGATTTCCGATAAATTGGACAATAATGGAAACTATCAActtattattgaaaataatttaaaagggTATTGTAGTGGTAATAGGTGTGTTAATGAtcttgaaaaaattaatgctggatgtttatatttgtttgatgCATTCTTTGAGAGTTCTTCTGTGTTTAATTCTGTTGCAAAAGGTAacatcaatattgttgattatattatcatatggttaagttatatgttaaatcTAAAGCCCCAAGTAGGAAAAACAAGCAAtctacaatatttttataatacatatgtAAATGGTGGTGATAAGTATAAAAAGTCTATAGCGAATGTTACGGAATATAGTAATTATAAGAatcttatagataaaaaaaatgatttgaTAGATAtggatattaaagatatatctaaattatatgatgtATTTAGCAGATTATGTAATATGTATGTTGAaattaatgaagaaaatCCAAAATGCGGggattatttaaaaaaagctAATGAATTTGTtgaaagatataaaaaacttATGGGAGATTCTAATATTACCAAAAACAGTTCATGTCGTCAAATTTTGGTtaatttatcaaatgattatgataattttaaaaagaaatataacaAGTGTTCGTCCTTTCCATCGATAGAAACAACAGACAATTCTGTACACACTTCTGCACAAACTTCTGAAGTTACATCATCAAATTCGTCGATATTAAAGAActtatttatagttttatcgatatttggtgcaataggattttttttaggaatttcttacaag tattcattatttggatttcggaaacgagctcaaaaacaatatttaagagaaaaaataaaaaatataaagaagagaataaatcattaa